In a single window of the Drosophila miranda strain MSH22 chromosome XL, D.miranda_PacBio2.1, whole genome shotgun sequence genome:
- the LOC108158234 gene encoding serine/threonine-protein kinase Tao isoform X2, with the protein MPSVRPGSLKDPEIADLFNKHDPEKIFEDLREIGHGSFGAVYYARCNLTKEIVAIKKMSYTGKQSQEKWQDILKEIRFLRQLNHPNTIEYKGCYLRESTAWLVMEYCVGSASDIIEVHKKPLHEDEIAAICLGVLSGLSYLHSLGRIHRDIKAGNILLTDNGIVKLADFGSAAIKCPANSFVGTPYWMAPEVILAMDEGQYDGKVDVWSLGITCIELAERKPPYFNMNAMSALYHIAQNESPTLPNDWSDAFCRFVELCLKKMPAERPSSEELLMHEYVTRPRSDTVLLELIARTKSAVRELDNLNYRKMKKILMVDTCETESAVGDADDQQDDHVGGDSSKSNSITSEHSIHSVGVSAASSQSSSSNSIPAAAQNHHHIAAHHHQQAASAVAVAVHHHYHSQQPQPQPIRLSGGGGGGGQQQAVPVGAASRNSSRHRNRPPLPIMHTMNNNVTPTNSASVVPAPAPTLSVITHISGMGLGTGGSSGGSPASGSGSGPDRMPPIVCQPRYLTTPAAQAAVYAASSASSQQAISNAVNDHGPNNFATIRTTSIVTKQQKEHMQEEMHEQMSGYKRMRREHQAHLVKLEEKCKVDMEAHKTALDKEYDTLLHNFTRDLERLENRHQQDVERRAKQTSAAEKKLHKEITLKQDGDRKVFDLNRKKEYKANKERWKRELSMDDSTPKRQRDLTLQSQKDNLKQHEAQEEQRMLQAQKQYIELEMRKFKRKRMVVHHEHDDQQLRDELSKKEQQLEQAHAMLLKHHEKTQELEYRQQKSVHQLREEQINKQHDTELHNQKDYMDRIKKELLRKHALELRQQPKSLKQKELQIRKQFRETCKTQTKQYKRYKAQVLQTTPREQQKEVIKQLKEEKHRKLTLLGEQYEQSIADMFQSQSYKLDESQVIECQRTNEQLEYELDMLTAYQNKNKKQAQEQRDRERRELENRVSVRRGLLENKMDAELQQFNQERAERLRMKHEKHARELEAFDNESLALGFSSLSLTEVSREAYPDDEASLSGSMISLAHSNSSTSFPAGSL; encoded by the exons ATGCCTTCGGTACGCCCTGGTAGTCTTAAAGATCCGGAAATAGCCGATCTATTCAACAAGCATGATCCGGAGAAGATCTTTGAGGACTTGCGCGAGATCGGCCATGGATCGTTTGGTGCCGTTTACTATGCCCGCTGCAATCTCACCAAGGAGATTGTGGCCATCAAGAAGATGTCGTATACGGGCAAGCAGAGTCAAGAGAAGTGGCAGGACATCCTCAAAGAGATACG TTTCCTACGTCAATTGAATCACCCGAATACCATTGAATACAAGGGTTGCTACCTGCGCGAGTCGACCGCCTGGCTCGTGATGGAGTACTGTGTGGGTTCCGCCTCGGATATTATCGAGGTGCACAAGAAGCCCCTGCACGAGGACGAGATCGCCGCCATCTGCCTGGGGGTGCTCAGTGGCCTGAGCTATTTGCACTCCCTCGGTCGCATCCACCGTGACATTAAAGCTGGGAACATCCTGCTGACGGACAACGGTATCGTTAAGCTGGCCGACTTCGGTAGTGCGGCCATCAAGTGCCCCGCCAACAGCTTCGTCGGCACCCCCTATTGGATGGCTCCCGAGGTTATCCTGGCCATGGACGAGGGCCAGTACGACGGCAAGGTGGACGTGTGGTCTCTGGGGATCACTTGCATTGAGTTGGCTGAACGAAAGCCGCCCTACTTCAACATGAATGCCATGTCCGCACTCTATCACATTGCCCAAAATGAGTCGCCGACGCTTCCG AATGACTGGTCAGATGCGTTCTGTAGATTCGTCGAGCTGTGCCTGAAAAAGATGCCTGCGGAACGTCCTTCTTCGGAAGAGCTCTTGATGCATGAGTATGTGACACGACCGCGCTCCGATACGGTCCTGCTAGAACTAATAGCCCGCACCAAGTCGGCCGTGCGCGAATTGGACAACCTCAACTACCGCAAGATGAAAAAGATACTCATGGTGGACACGTGCGAGACGGAGAGCGCCGTGGGCGATGCCGATGACCAGCAGGACGATCATGTGGGCGGTGACAGCAGCAAGAGCAATAGTATTACTTCGGAACACTCCATACACTCTGTTGGTGTATCGGCAGCAAGTAGTCAG AGCTCTTCTTCGAATTCCATACCGGCTGCAGCACAGAATCATCACCATATCGCTGCGCACCACCATCAGCAGGCGGCTTCTGCCGTGGCCGTTGCCGTGCATCATCACTATCATtcacagcagccgcagccgcagcccaTCAGACtaagtggcggcggcggcggcggcggacAGCAGCAGGCGGTACCAGTCGGAGCCGCTTCGCGGAACTCATCGCGACATCGCAATCGACCGCCGTTGCCCATCATGCACACCATGAACAACAATGTGACGCCAACGAACTCGGCATCTGTGGTGCCAGCGCCCGCCCCGACGCTTTCCGTGATCACGCATATTAGCGGAATGGGACTTGGCACCGGAGGCAGCAGTGGGGGGTCGCCCgcctccggctccggctctggcCCTGATCGTATGCCACCCATCGTGTGCCAGCCGCGCTATCTAACAACTCCTGCCGCCCAGGCAGCCGTTTACGCGGCCTCTTCGGCCTCCTCGCAGCAAGCCATCTCTAATGCGGTCAACGATCACGGCCCCAACAACTTTGCCACCATACGCACCACCAGCATTGTCACCaagcagcagaaggagcaCATGCAG GAGGAAATGCACGAACAAATGTCGGGCTACAAACGGATGCGACGCGAGCATCAGGCTCATCTCGTGAAGCTCGAGGAAAAGTGCAAGGTCGATATGGAAGCGCACAAGACAGCCCTTGACAAGGAGTACGACACTCTTCTGCATAACTTCACCAGGGATCTCGAACGGCTCGAG AATAGGCACCAGCAGGACGTGGAGCGTCGGGCAAAACAGACTAGCGCAGCCGAGAAGAAACTACACAAAGAGATTACTCTGAAGCAGGACGGCGATCGCAAGGTGTTCGACTTGAATCGCAAAAAGGAATACAAAGCGAACAAGGAGCGCTGGAAACGCGAGCTCTCCATGGACGACTCAACGCCGAAGCGTCAGCGTGATCTTACCTTGCAGTCGCAGAAGGATAATCTGAAGCAGCACGAGGCGCAAGAAGAGCAACGCATGCTACAGGCACAAAAGCAATATATCGAGCTCGAAATGCGCAAATTCAAGCGGAAGCGCATGGTTGTGCATCACGAACATGATGATCAGCAGTTACGAGAC gAGCTCAGCAAGAAGGAACAACAGCTAGAGCAAGCGCATGCCATGCTCTTGAAGCACCACGAAAAGACACAGGAACTGGAGTATCGCCAACAAAAGAGCGTGCATCAGCTGCGAGAGGAGCAG ATAAACAAGCAACACGACACGGAGTTGCACAATCAAAAAGACTATATGGATCGCATTAAAAAGGAGCTGCTGCGCAAGCATGCGCTCGAGTTACGACAACAGCCCAAAAGCCTGAAG CAAAAAGAGCTGCAGATACGTAAACAGTTTCGGGAGACTTGCAAAACGCAAACGAAGCAATACAAACGCTACAAGGCGCAAGTTCTGCAAACGACACCAAGAGAACAACAGAAGGAAGTCATCAAACAGCTGAAGGAGGAGAAGCATCGGAAGCTTACGCTGTTGGGTGAACAG TATGAACAAAGCATTGCGGATATGTTTCAAAGTCAAAGCTACAAACTGGACGAAAGTCAAGTGATCGAGTGCCAACGTACCAATGAGCAATTGGAGTACGAACTAGATATGCTGACCGCCTATcagaacaagaacaagaaaCAAGCCCAGGAACAACGGGATCGTGAGCGTCGTGAACTGGAGAATCGTGTCAGCGTACGGCGGGGTCTTCTCGAGAACAAG ATGGATGCCGAGTTGCAGCAATTCAATCAGGAACGCGCCGAGCGCTTGAGAATGAAACATGAAAAGCATGCTAGAGAATTGGAAGCATTTGATAACGAGTCACTTGCTTTAGGTTTCAG CTCTTTATCGCTCACTGAGGTATCCCGTGAAGCCTATCCAGATGACGAAGCAAGTCTGTCTGGATCTATGATTAGTTTAGCCCATAGCAATAGTTCAACAAGCTTTCCAGCTGGTTCGCTATAG
- the LOC108158234 gene encoding serine/threonine-protein kinase Tao isoform X1, translating into MPSVRPGSLKDPEIADLFNKHDPEKIFEDLREIGHGSFGAVYYARCNLTKEIVAIKKMSYTGKQSQEKWQDILKEIRFLRQLNHPNTIEYKGCYLRESTAWLVMEYCVGSASDIIEVHKKPLHEDEIAAICLGVLSGLSYLHSLGRIHRDIKAGNILLTDNGIVKLADFGSAAIKCPANSFVGTPYWMAPEVILAMDEGQYDGKVDVWSLGITCIELAERKPPYFNMNAMSALYHIAQNESPTLPKNDWSDAFCRFVELCLKKMPAERPSSEELLMHEYVTRPRSDTVLLELIARTKSAVRELDNLNYRKMKKILMVDTCETESAVGDADDQQDDHVGGDSSKSNSITSEHSIHSVGVSAASSQSSSSNSIPAAAQNHHHIAAHHHQQAASAVAVAVHHHYHSQQPQPQPIRLSGGGGGGGQQQAVPVGAASRNSSRHRNRPPLPIMHTMNNNVTPTNSASVVPAPAPTLSVITHISGMGLGTGGSSGGSPASGSGSGPDRMPPIVCQPRYLTTPAAQAAVYAASSASSQQAISNAVNDHGPNNFATIRTTSIVTKQQKEHMQEEMHEQMSGYKRMRREHQAHLVKLEEKCKVDMEAHKTALDKEYDTLLHNFTRDLERLENRHQQDVERRAKQTSAAEKKLHKEITLKQDGDRKVFDLNRKKEYKANKERWKRELSMDDSTPKRQRDLTLQSQKDNLKQHEAQEEQRMLQAQKQYIELEMRKFKRKRMVVHHEHDDQQLRDELSKKEQQLEQAHAMLLKHHEKTQELEYRQQKSVHQLREEQINKQHDTELHNQKDYMDRIKKELLRKHALELRQQPKSLKQKELQIRKQFRETCKTQTKQYKRYKAQVLQTTPREQQKEVIKQLKEEKHRKLTLLGEQYEQSIADMFQSQSYKLDESQVIECQRTNEQLEYELDMLTAYQNKNKKQAQEQRDRERRELENRVSVRRGLLENKMDAELQQFNQERAERLRMKHEKHARELEAFDNESLALGFSSLSLTEVSREAYPDDEASLSGSMISLAHSNSSTSFPAGSL; encoded by the exons ATGCCTTCGGTACGCCCTGGTAGTCTTAAAGATCCGGAAATAGCCGATCTATTCAACAAGCATGATCCGGAGAAGATCTTTGAGGACTTGCGCGAGATCGGCCATGGATCGTTTGGTGCCGTTTACTATGCCCGCTGCAATCTCACCAAGGAGATTGTGGCCATCAAGAAGATGTCGTATACGGGCAAGCAGAGTCAAGAGAAGTGGCAGGACATCCTCAAAGAGATACG TTTCCTACGTCAATTGAATCACCCGAATACCATTGAATACAAGGGTTGCTACCTGCGCGAGTCGACCGCCTGGCTCGTGATGGAGTACTGTGTGGGTTCCGCCTCGGATATTATCGAGGTGCACAAGAAGCCCCTGCACGAGGACGAGATCGCCGCCATCTGCCTGGGGGTGCTCAGTGGCCTGAGCTATTTGCACTCCCTCGGTCGCATCCACCGTGACATTAAAGCTGGGAACATCCTGCTGACGGACAACGGTATCGTTAAGCTGGCCGACTTCGGTAGTGCGGCCATCAAGTGCCCCGCCAACAGCTTCGTCGGCACCCCCTATTGGATGGCTCCCGAGGTTATCCTGGCCATGGACGAGGGCCAGTACGACGGCAAGGTGGACGTGTGGTCTCTGGGGATCACTTGCATTGAGTTGGCTGAACGAAAGCCGCCCTACTTCAACATGAATGCCATGTCCGCACTCTATCACATTGCCCAAAATGAGTCGCCGACGCTTCCG AAGAATGACTGGTCAGATGCGTTCTGTAGATTCGTCGAGCTGTGCCTGAAAAAGATGCCTGCGGAACGTCCTTCTTCGGAAGAGCTCTTGATGCATGAGTATGTGACACGACCGCGCTCCGATACGGTCCTGCTAGAACTAATAGCCCGCACCAAGTCGGCCGTGCGCGAATTGGACAACCTCAACTACCGCAAGATGAAAAAGATACTCATGGTGGACACGTGCGAGACGGAGAGCGCCGTGGGCGATGCCGATGACCAGCAGGACGATCATGTGGGCGGTGACAGCAGCAAGAGCAATAGTATTACTTCGGAACACTCCATACACTCTGTTGGTGTATCGGCAGCAAGTAGTCAG AGCTCTTCTTCGAATTCCATACCGGCTGCAGCACAGAATCATCACCATATCGCTGCGCACCACCATCAGCAGGCGGCTTCTGCCGTGGCCGTTGCCGTGCATCATCACTATCATtcacagcagccgcagccgcagcccaTCAGACtaagtggcggcggcggcggcggcggacAGCAGCAGGCGGTACCAGTCGGAGCCGCTTCGCGGAACTCATCGCGACATCGCAATCGACCGCCGTTGCCCATCATGCACACCATGAACAACAATGTGACGCCAACGAACTCGGCATCTGTGGTGCCAGCGCCCGCCCCGACGCTTTCCGTGATCACGCATATTAGCGGAATGGGACTTGGCACCGGAGGCAGCAGTGGGGGGTCGCCCgcctccggctccggctctggcCCTGATCGTATGCCACCCATCGTGTGCCAGCCGCGCTATCTAACAACTCCTGCCGCCCAGGCAGCCGTTTACGCGGCCTCTTCGGCCTCCTCGCAGCAAGCCATCTCTAATGCGGTCAACGATCACGGCCCCAACAACTTTGCCACCATACGCACCACCAGCATTGTCACCaagcagcagaaggagcaCATGCAG GAGGAAATGCACGAACAAATGTCGGGCTACAAACGGATGCGACGCGAGCATCAGGCTCATCTCGTGAAGCTCGAGGAAAAGTGCAAGGTCGATATGGAAGCGCACAAGACAGCCCTTGACAAGGAGTACGACACTCTTCTGCATAACTTCACCAGGGATCTCGAACGGCTCGAG AATAGGCACCAGCAGGACGTGGAGCGTCGGGCAAAACAGACTAGCGCAGCCGAGAAGAAACTACACAAAGAGATTACTCTGAAGCAGGACGGCGATCGCAAGGTGTTCGACTTGAATCGCAAAAAGGAATACAAAGCGAACAAGGAGCGCTGGAAACGCGAGCTCTCCATGGACGACTCAACGCCGAAGCGTCAGCGTGATCTTACCTTGCAGTCGCAGAAGGATAATCTGAAGCAGCACGAGGCGCAAGAAGAGCAACGCATGCTACAGGCACAAAAGCAATATATCGAGCTCGAAATGCGCAAATTCAAGCGGAAGCGCATGGTTGTGCATCACGAACATGATGATCAGCAGTTACGAGAC gAGCTCAGCAAGAAGGAACAACAGCTAGAGCAAGCGCATGCCATGCTCTTGAAGCACCACGAAAAGACACAGGAACTGGAGTATCGCCAACAAAAGAGCGTGCATCAGCTGCGAGAGGAGCAG ATAAACAAGCAACACGACACGGAGTTGCACAATCAAAAAGACTATATGGATCGCATTAAAAAGGAGCTGCTGCGCAAGCATGCGCTCGAGTTACGACAACAGCCCAAAAGCCTGAAG CAAAAAGAGCTGCAGATACGTAAACAGTTTCGGGAGACTTGCAAAACGCAAACGAAGCAATACAAACGCTACAAGGCGCAAGTTCTGCAAACGACACCAAGAGAACAACAGAAGGAAGTCATCAAACAGCTGAAGGAGGAGAAGCATCGGAAGCTTACGCTGTTGGGTGAACAG TATGAACAAAGCATTGCGGATATGTTTCAAAGTCAAAGCTACAAACTGGACGAAAGTCAAGTGATCGAGTGCCAACGTACCAATGAGCAATTGGAGTACGAACTAGATATGCTGACCGCCTATcagaacaagaacaagaaaCAAGCCCAGGAACAACGGGATCGTGAGCGTCGTGAACTGGAGAATCGTGTCAGCGTACGGCGGGGTCTTCTCGAGAACAAG ATGGATGCCGAGTTGCAGCAATTCAATCAGGAACGCGCCGAGCGCTTGAGAATGAAACATGAAAAGCATGCTAGAGAATTGGAAGCATTTGATAACGAGTCACTTGCTTTAGGTTTCAG CTCTTTATCGCTCACTGAGGTATCCCGTGAAGCCTATCCAGATGACGAAGCAAGTCTGTCTGGATCTATGATTAGTTTAGCCCATAGCAATAGTTCAACAAGCTTTCCAGCTGGTTCGCTATAG